A region from the Rufibacter sp. DG15C genome encodes:
- a CDS encoding pseudouridine synthase: protein MARREDTPQEGRDRDRSAGNGERKVFGRGTRFDRPAGGDRDRGPRRDSNDRSRPSSDRGGDRAERPKREHKDDYSGYETPSRSADRERAPRRENDRRGGDFRPVERNSNSRSDRPSFGDRDRAPRRDDDRGGFKRPGSSDRNERGSFSRGGEDRNREGGYKKPGAFGGDRDRSSSRGEGERRSFGSSDNREDRRGGFRPAGGDDRESRGFNRGGDSRREGGFNPSEGKKRFAPNPHPSRSEGREERPRDGRPRDERPRKFEDRPKRAFEIDNPDRVASRPDRGDKPSFNKGGDRPSFQGRDDRRGNDRNNRTNDRDASKPRSTSRYDRSNEETQEAPSYNLKHYEDRKKRKQKDDVEDGIRLNRYIANAGICSRREADELIAAGEIKVNGEVVTEMGYKVDPSDTVQYGRKTLNREKTVYVLLNKPKDFITTTEDPEGRKTVMDLVKNASKERLFPVGRLDRNTTGLLLFTNDGELAQKLTHPSHKITKIYQVELDKPITKDDLAKVAEGLELEDGKATVDDVALLGDSNKFLGIEIHIGRNRIVRRIFEHLGYEVVSLDRVQYASLTKKDLPRGDWRFLSEKEVVRLKYFM, encoded by the coding sequence ATGGCTAGAAGAGAAGACACGCCCCAAGAAGGCAGAGACAGAGACCGTAGCGCAGGCAACGGCGAGAGAAAAGTATTTGGCCGTGGTACCCGCTTTGATCGCCCAGCCGGCGGTGACAGAGACAGAGGCCCGCGTAGAGATAGCAATGACAGAAGCCGTCCTTCCTCAGACAGAGGAGGAGACCGTGCAGAGCGTCCAAAAAGAGAACACAAAGACGACTACAGCGGCTATGAGACTCCCTCAAGAAGCGCAGACAGAGAAAGAGCCCCGCGCCGCGAGAATGACCGCCGTGGAGGTGACTTCCGTCCGGTAGAACGCAACAGCAATAGCCGCTCAGACAGACCTTCCTTTGGAGACCGTGACAGAGCGCCACGCCGCGATGATGACAGAGGCGGGTTCAAAAGACCAGGTTCTTCAGATAGAAACGAAAGAGGCAGCTTCTCAAGAGGCGGTGAAGACCGCAACCGCGAGGGAGGCTACAAAAAACCAGGGGCCTTTGGTGGCGATAGAGACCGTTCTTCCTCAAGAGGTGAAGGAGAGAGACGCAGCTTTGGCAGCTCTGACAACAGAGAGGACCGTAGAGGCGGCTTTAGACCAGCCGGCGGCGATGACAGAGAAAGCCGTGGCTTTAACCGTGGTGGAGACAGCCGCCGTGAGGGAGGTTTCAATCCTTCAGAAGGCAAGAAACGATTTGCACCCAATCCACACCCAAGCAGAAGCGAAGGCAGAGAAGAGCGCCCAAGAGACGGACGCCCAAGAGATGAGCGTCCGCGTAAATTTGAGGACAGACCTAAGCGTGCATTTGAAATAGACAATCCAGACCGCGTTGCTTCTAGACCAGATAGAGGCGACAAACCTTCTTTTAACAAAGGAGGAGACCGTCCGTCTTTCCAGGGTCGTGATGACCGTCGCGGTAACGATAGAAACAACAGAACCAACGACCGCGACGCCAGCAAACCGCGTAGCACCAGCCGGTATGACCGTAGCAATGAAGAAACCCAAGAGGCGCCTTCTTACAACTTAAAGCACTACGAAGACCGCAAGAAGCGCAAGCAAAAAGATGACGTAGAAGACGGCATCCGTTTGAACCGCTACATTGCCAACGCTGGTATCTGCTCCCGCAGAGAAGCAGATGAGTTGATTGCCGCCGGTGAGATAAAAGTAAACGGCGAAGTAGTGACCGAGATGGGCTACAAAGTAGATCCTTCTGACACCGTGCAGTACGGCCGCAAGACTTTGAACCGTGAGAAAACGGTATATGTGCTCTTAAACAAGCCCAAAGACTTTATCACTACCACTGAGGATCCAGAAGGCCGCAAGACCGTGATGGATCTGGTGAAGAATGCCTCTAAGGAGCGCTTGTTCCCCGTGGGTAGACTAGATAGAAACACCACCGGTCTGTTGCTGTTCACCAATGACGGCGAGCTGGCCCAGAAACTGACGCACCCTTCGCACAAAATCACTAAAATCTACCAGGTAGAATTGGACAAGCCCATCACCAAAGATGACTTGGCTAAAGTAGCCGAAGGGTTAGAACTGGAAGACGGTAAAGCAACCGTAGATGATGTGGCCTTGCTGGGTGATTCTAACAAGTTCTTGGGCATTGAGATTCACATTGGCCGTAACCGCATTGTGCGCCGCATTTTTGAGCACCTGGGTTATGAGGTAGTATCTCTGGACCGGGTGCAATACGCCAGCTTGACTAAGAAAGACCTTCCTAGAGGAGACTGGAGATTCCTTTCAGAAAAAGAAGTAGTGCGTTTGAAATACTTCATGTAA
- a CDS encoding tetratricopeptide repeat protein: MSKRLGLGGLLVCWCLCASPVQSMAQTQPQTQSVPEQMALIKEYLRKNEFQKAEVLLSQLIEQDVQFGLVYADYLKTLLALSNFKEAEKLVKRAQKKFPGVANYAVDEGKVLQAAGNNAAAEKQWAEVIRSVNPENVYSVAAAFQQAEMFDQMEQAYLQARKLSGNEKAFAPQLLQIYSFQRKSEQLINEVMLQVKSNAVPVNFAQNMLQNTLRDEESLNLLESKLMQAVQLEPDATPLQELLIWTLVQRKDFGPALMQARALDRRTQGGGERVLSLADISLRNKDYATSIDAYTYLMQQYKGTEVYPVARQRIIRAREEQVKNTFPVDKEKIKLLAQEYEALLVELGRTGRTSEIIKDLGELQAFYLDQPEQAIKHLQEVIALPGANPNVVAEAKLVLADVYLLRGEPWESTLLYSQVEKSHKEQPLGYEAKLRNARLSYYKGDFELAQSHLDILKLATSREIANDALDLSLLIVDNTGMDTSAVALKEYAAIDFLVFQHKTAEALKALDGLLTKYPGHSLTDEIYYQKAQLLYQTGQFEIAAQNLQKIIDNPRYDILSDDALFLLAKINEENLKQPAKAQELYNQLLVKYPGSVFVAEARKRFRTLRGS, translated from the coding sequence ATGAGCAAGCGACTGGGTTTGGGTGGATTGCTAGTGTGCTGGTGCCTTTGCGCCAGTCCGGTGCAGAGCATGGCGCAAACCCAGCCTCAGACGCAAAGCGTGCCAGAGCAGATGGCACTGATTAAGGAATACCTCCGCAAGAATGAGTTTCAGAAAGCCGAGGTATTGTTAAGCCAGCTCATTGAGCAGGACGTGCAGTTTGGTTTGGTCTACGCAGACTATCTCAAGACCCTACTGGCCCTCAGTAATTTCAAGGAAGCCGAAAAGCTGGTGAAGCGCGCCCAGAAGAAGTTTCCGGGCGTAGCCAACTACGCCGTGGACGAGGGCAAGGTGTTGCAGGCCGCCGGCAACAATGCCGCCGCCGAAAAGCAATGGGCGGAGGTGATCCGGTCCGTGAACCCAGAGAACGTGTACAGCGTGGCCGCCGCCTTCCAGCAGGCCGAGATGTTTGACCAGATGGAACAGGCTTATCTGCAAGCCAGAAAACTGAGCGGTAATGAGAAAGCCTTCGCACCGCAACTGCTGCAGATCTATTCCTTTCAGCGTAAGAGCGAGCAGTTGATCAACGAGGTCATGCTGCAGGTGAAAAGCAACGCCGTGCCGGTGAACTTCGCGCAGAACATGCTCCAGAACACGCTCCGAGACGAAGAGTCCTTAAATCTGCTGGAGTCCAAATTGATGCAGGCCGTGCAGCTGGAGCCAGATGCCACGCCCTTGCAGGAACTGCTCATCTGGACCCTGGTGCAACGCAAGGACTTCGGGCCGGCGCTAATGCAGGCCCGGGCGCTGGACCGGCGCACCCAAGGCGGCGGCGAACGCGTGCTTTCCCTGGCGGACATCAGCTTGCGCAACAAAGACTACGCTACCTCCATTGACGCCTACACCTACCTCATGCAGCAGTACAAAGGCACTGAGGTCTACCCGGTGGCCCGGCAGCGCATTATCAGGGCCAGAGAGGAGCAGGTCAAAAACACGTTCCCAGTAGACAAGGAGAAGATAAAGCTGCTGGCGCAGGAATATGAAGCGCTTTTAGTAGAGTTAGGCAGAACTGGCCGCACCTCCGAAATCATCAAAGACCTGGGCGAACTGCAGGCTTTCTACCTGGACCAACCCGAACAAGCCATCAAGCACCTGCAGGAAGTGATTGCCCTGCCCGGCGCCAACCCTAACGTGGTGGCAGAGGCCAAACTAGTGCTGGCAGACGTGTACCTCTTGCGCGGCGAGCCCTGGGAAAGCACCCTGCTCTATAGCCAGGTGGAGAAATCGCATAAGGAACAGCCGCTGGGCTATGAGGCCAAACTGCGCAACGCCCGCCTCAGCTACTACAAAGGAGACTTTGAACTGGCCCAAAGCCACCTTGATATCTTGAAACTAGCCACCAGCCGCGAGATTGCCAATGACGCCTTGGACCTGAGCCTTTTGATTGTGGACAACACCGGCATGGACACATCTGCCGTTGCCCTCAAAGAATACGCCGCTATTGACTTCTTGGTATTTCAGCATAAAACCGCGGAGGCCCTCAAAGCCTTGGACGGTCTGCTCACCAAATACCCCGGGCACAGCCTCACCGATGAAATCTATTACCAGAAGGCGCAGTTGCTTTATCAGACCGGCCAGTTTGAAATAGCCGCCCAGAACCTGCAGAAGATTATTGACAACCCCAGGTATGACATCCTCTCAGACGACGCCTTGTTCCTGCTGGCCAAAATCAACGAGGAAAACCTAAAACAGCCTGCCAAAGCGCAGGAACTCTACAACCAACTGCTGGTCAAGTACCCCGGCAGCGTGTTTGTAGCGGAGGCTAGAAAGCGGTTCAGAACGTTACGTGGAAGTTGA
- a CDS encoding type IX secretion system membrane protein PorP/SprF, whose amino-acid sequence MKAVRGVCAALLVWSCAVGTGFAQKTDYYSQYMVNNLLINPAVAGIENYIDVKSSIRKQWVGIDNSPFSVYLSANASIGHNDRNVGRNRMSRDAAYSNNRVEHNNKFYGVRPHHGVGVVLQADRMGLLQSQAMNLVYAYHIPLTKAINFSLGASGGFARQSFNSARAEVNDVMDPSLNGHNMATFKADVSLGAWIYTRRGYIGFTGAHLIKSGDDFNSPFLSNLAISLEPVYVATAGYRFQLQRYVAIVPSVLVRKMVEGPWMTDVNARVEYDNRVWLGASYRDRSAVSVMAGVNVNHLFSVGYAYDWTTSSLSEVNAGSHEVMLGVRLKNSTRALCPQWVW is encoded by the coding sequence ATGAAAGCAGTAAGAGGAGTGTGCGCCGCTTTGTTGGTATGGAGTTGCGCAGTAGGGACCGGCTTTGCCCAAAAAACAGACTATTACAGCCAGTACATGGTCAACAACCTGCTTATTAACCCAGCAGTGGCGGGTATTGAGAACTACATAGATGTCAAGAGCTCCATCAGGAAGCAGTGGGTGGGCATTGACAACAGTCCGTTCTCTGTCTACTTAAGCGCCAACGCGTCCATTGGTCACAATGACCGTAACGTGGGCCGGAATAGAATGTCCAGAGACGCTGCTTATTCTAATAACCGCGTTGAGCATAACAACAAGTTCTATGGGGTGCGTCCGCATCATGGCGTGGGCGTGGTGTTGCAGGCAGACAGGATGGGGTTGTTACAGTCGCAGGCCATGAACCTGGTGTACGCGTACCATATTCCCCTCACCAAGGCCATCAACTTCTCACTGGGGGCTTCGGGGGGATTTGCGCGGCAGTCTTTTAACAGCGCTCGCGCCGAGGTGAACGATGTCATGGACCCATCTTTGAACGGTCATAACATGGCCACCTTTAAGGCAGATGTGAGTTTGGGCGCCTGGATTTATACCCGAAGAGGCTACATAGGCTTCACCGGGGCCCACCTGATCAAAAGCGGCGATGACTTCAACAGTCCGTTTCTCTCTAATCTGGCCATCAGCCTGGAGCCTGTGTACGTAGCCACGGCGGGTTACCGGTTCCAGCTGCAGCGATACGTAGCCATTGTGCCCTCTGTGCTGGTTAGAAAGATGGTGGAAGGCCCCTGGATGACTGATGTGAATGCCCGCGTGGAGTATGACAACCGGGTTTGGCTGGGAGCGTCTTACAGGGATAGAAGCGCAGTTTCTGTGATGGCCGGCGTGAATGTGAACCACCTGTTCAGCGTAGGGTATGCCTATGACTGGACCACTTCCAGCCTTTCTGAAGTGAACGCCGGAAGCCATGAGGTGATGCTGGGCGTACGCTTGAAAAATTCTACCAGAGCCCTATGCCCGCAGTGGGTTTGGTAA
- a CDS encoding hemolysin family protein: MDSDIPYILLSLGAILLLLLATSEVALRHLNPVVAKLEATEQKSLIGFLLRRESQVFLTIQLGLGIGLLLFAAGLYEVVYTLLLDKTALMHSLVMVLAAGSTFLVSWLLFLSVGMMASLATSGKIIRILSGPLTLVWVLLYPFTAAVNVVFGLFSGKDTKNEEELLTNALAFEPFATKLPTPEESTLALLATEEVDSKIFHNALEFKNVKVRECMVPRTEIDALELEAGVDALREAFIETGHSKILIYQDSLDHILGYCHQFSLFDQPKSLQDILMPMEAVPETMLARELFVKFITDHRSIVLVVDEFGGTSGIVTLEDVMEEIFGDINDEYDEEDLLEQTLPEPNTYLFSARQEIDYLNEEYALNLPEGDYETLGGFILSVLEEIPSTGDIITVLPFEIRILSMDEHRINTVHLSVKNPYPEE, encoded by the coding sequence ATGGATTCAGACATACCCTACATACTTCTTAGCCTGGGAGCAATCCTGCTATTATTATTAGCCACTAGTGAAGTGGCCTTGCGGCACCTCAATCCAGTGGTGGCCAAATTAGAGGCAACCGAACAAAAAAGCCTGATCGGGTTCCTCCTTCGCCGCGAATCTCAAGTCTTTCTTACCATCCAACTGGGCCTGGGCATTGGCCTGCTTCTGTTTGCCGCGGGGCTATATGAGGTAGTCTATACGCTGCTCCTGGATAAAACCGCGCTCATGCACAGCCTGGTCATGGTATTGGCCGCCGGCAGTACGTTTCTAGTAAGCTGGCTGCTTTTTTTAAGCGTGGGCATGATGGCCTCTTTGGCGACCAGCGGTAAAATCATCAGGATTCTGTCTGGCCCCTTGACCTTGGTGTGGGTGCTTCTTTATCCTTTTACTGCTGCGGTGAACGTTGTTTTTGGCCTGTTTTCTGGAAAAGACACCAAAAACGAAGAGGAGCTGCTGACCAATGCGCTGGCGTTTGAGCCTTTCGCTACCAAGCTACCCACCCCAGAGGAGTCTACCCTGGCCTTATTAGCCACCGAAGAGGTGGACAGCAAAATTTTCCACAATGCCTTGGAGTTCAAGAACGTGAAGGTGCGTGAGTGCATGGTGCCCCGCACCGAGATTGACGCCCTTGAGCTAGAAGCTGGCGTTGACGCCCTGCGTGAAGCCTTCATTGAAACCGGCCACTCCAAAATCCTCATCTACCAAGATTCTCTGGATCATATTCTGGGCTACTGCCACCAGTTCAGTCTGTTTGACCAACCCAAGAGCCTGCAAGACATCCTTATGCCCATGGAGGCGGTGCCGGAGACCATGCTGGCGCGCGAGTTATTTGTCAAGTTCATTACAGACCACCGCAGCATTGTGTTGGTGGTGGACGAGTTTGGCGGCACGTCTGGCATTGTAACCTTAGAGGACGTGATGGAGGAGATCTTTGGCGATATCAACGATGAGTATGACGAGGAGGACCTGCTGGAGCAGACCTTGCCAGAGCCCAACACCTACCTGTTCTCGGCGCGCCAGGAGATTGACTACCTCAATGAGGAATATGCCTTGAACCTGCCAGAGGGAGACTATGAAACCTTGGGCGGGTTTATTTTATCTGTGCTGGAAGAAATCCCCTCTACCGGAGACATAATCACGGTCTTACCCTTTGAAATACGCATTCTGTCCATGGATGAGCACCGCATCAACACCGTGCACCTGTCTGTCAAGAATCCCTACCCAGAAGAATAA
- a CDS encoding PH domain-containing protein, with product MDSTRTFTSSKSWFVSLALLGTSLFLAVMTIQDFLTAGSLAGKLIFLGFSLAMIGLLLWTWFGTYYRVAGHHLYYRCGPLHGRIPIQEIRIVKQKERLWSGLRPALGLHGLILHYHKWDEIYLSPKDKEAFVKALQEINPSIQVK from the coding sequence ATGGACAGCACCCGTACATTCACCTCTTCCAAGAGCTGGTTTGTCAGCTTGGCCCTTTTAGGCACTTCCCTTTTTCTGGCAGTAATGACTATTCAAGACTTCCTGACGGCAGGGTCCTTGGCCGGGAAGCTGATCTTCTTGGGTTTCTCTTTGGCGATGATTGGGCTACTGCTCTGGACGTGGTTTGGCACCTATTACCGGGTGGCTGGCCATCATCTTTACTACCGGTGCGGACCCCTGCACGGCAGAATCCCCATTCAAGAGATCAGGATAGTCAAACAGAAGGAACGTTTGTGGTCCGGGCTGCGGCCGGCGCTGGGCCTCCATGGCCTTATCCTGCATTACCATAAGTGGGATGAGATTTACCTTTCGCCCAAGGATAAGGAGGCGTTTGTCAAGGCTTTGCAGGAGATTAACCCATCTATACAGGTAAAGTAA
- a CDS encoding peptidylprolyl isomerase, which yields MALINKIREKSGFAIGAIAVGLLFFIVLGDLLGPNSRLFNDKMVVGEIAGHEVPVQDFELMVEEAKNNYAQQYGRQPGEAEMAQLREQTWNQLVFKYAFEEEFEKLGLGVSDDELYDMVQGKNIHPAIRQMFTDQQTGQFDINRVRQTLQNLKTMDPAQRESWYKYEAELATDRLRNKYYNLFTLSNYVTTEEVKRYNAEQNSRAAMKYLFIPYFTISDSAVKVTDNQLQDYLDKNKKKFEVEEGRSISYVTIPVSASREDSTEYQKETSELAAEFSKTQNDSLFVKAESDTPYNGAFVSVSELPEALRTQTLEQGKLYGPFMENGTFSLIKVTGVKDGGTPSARASHILIKPENTTPEAKAAAKTKAQDIYNQIKGGADFAMMAAKHGTDGTASQGGDLGWFTQGRMVPAFEKAVFGASSAGLLPNLVETEYGFHIVKVTAPKTSKSYQLAQVTRTITPSDASREDAFRRASILASESKNADEFEKAIAKEKGLVKAEAKNITAADRGVNNLQNARELVRWAFDKETEVGKVSPVMTLDDQYVVAVLTGKREKGTAKVADVKDELTAAVRNELKAKQIQEKLGKITGTLEQAAAKYGPNAIVRSVTDVTLATANAQGLGFEPVAVGNAFGLKPGQRTQPIQGEAGVVVMEMTSVTPAPPVTDVNTFKQQLAGQRAGRVQGAIYEAVKKNANVEDNRVRFF from the coding sequence ATGGCATTAATTAACAAGATTCGGGAGAAGTCAGGCTTCGCTATTGGTGCGATTGCTGTGGGCTTACTTTTTTTCATTGTGTTGGGAGACTTGCTGGGACCTAATTCCCGGTTGTTCAATGACAAAATGGTAGTGGGGGAGATTGCCGGGCATGAGGTGCCTGTGCAAGACTTTGAGCTCATGGTGGAGGAAGCCAAGAACAACTACGCACAGCAGTACGGTCGTCAGCCCGGTGAAGCCGAAATGGCACAATTGCGTGAGCAGACCTGGAACCAGCTGGTATTCAAATACGCCTTTGAAGAGGAGTTTGAGAAACTGGGCTTAGGAGTTTCTGATGATGAGCTGTATGACATGGTGCAGGGCAAGAACATCCACCCTGCCATCAGACAGATGTTCACAGACCAGCAGACGGGACAGTTTGATATAAACAGAGTTCGCCAGACGTTGCAAAACCTAAAGACCATGGACCCTGCCCAGCGCGAGTCTTGGTACAAGTACGAGGCAGAACTGGCCACAGACCGCCTTCGTAACAAATACTACAACCTGTTCACGCTGTCTAACTACGTGACCACCGAAGAAGTGAAGCGCTACAACGCAGAGCAGAACAGCCGCGCAGCCATGAAATACCTGTTCATCCCGTATTTCACCATCTCTGATTCTGCCGTGAAGGTAACGGACAACCAGTTGCAGGACTACCTGGACAAGAACAAGAAGAAGTTTGAAGTAGAAGAAGGACGTTCTATCTCTTACGTGACCATTCCAGTGTCTGCCTCTAGAGAAGACAGCACCGAGTACCAGAAAGAGACCTCTGAGCTAGCCGCTGAATTCAGCAAGACCCAGAACGACTCCCTTTTTGTGAAAGCCGAGTCTGACACGCCTTACAACGGTGCGTTTGTATCTGTGAGCGAGTTGCCAGAAGCGTTGAGAACCCAGACTCTAGAGCAAGGTAAACTGTACGGTCCTTTCATGGAGAACGGCACGTTCAGCTTGATCAAAGTAACCGGTGTGAAAGACGGTGGTACGCCTTCTGCCCGCGCCAGCCACATCTTGATCAAACCAGAAAACACTACCCCAGAGGCCAAGGCCGCTGCTAAGACAAAAGCCCAGGACATCTACAACCAAATCAAAGGCGGTGCTGACTTTGCCATGATGGCGGCCAAGCACGGTACTGACGGAACAGCCTCACAAGGCGGTGACCTAGGTTGGTTTACCCAAGGCCGCATGGTGCCAGCGTTTGAGAAAGCAGTATTTGGTGCCTCTTCTGCCGGATTGTTGCCTAACTTGGTAGAGACTGAATATGGTTTCCACATTGTGAAAGTAACGGCACCTAAAACCAGCAAGTCGTACCAATTGGCGCAGGTGACCCGCACCATCACGCCAAGCGATGCCTCTAGAGAAGACGCCTTCAGAAGAGCCAGCATCTTGGCCTCTGAGAGCAAAAATGCAGATGAGTTTGAGAAAGCCATCGCCAAAGAAAAAGGCCTGGTAAAAGCTGAAGCCAAGAACATCACCGCCGCTGACCGTGGCGTAAACAACTTGCAGAACGCCCGTGAACTGGTGCGTTGGGCTTTTGACAAAGAAACCGAAGTTGGAAAAGTTTCTCCGGTCATGACCTTGGACGACCAGTACGTAGTAGCCGTGTTAACCGGCAAGCGTGAAAAAGGAACCGCCAAAGTAGCTGATGTGAAAGACGAGTTGACCGCCGCCGTGCGCAATGAGTTAAAGGCAAAGCAAATCCAGGAGAAATTGGGTAAAATCACAGGCACCTTGGAGCAAGCCGCCGCTAAATATGGTCCAAATGCCATCGTTCGTTCAGTGACGGATGTAACGCTTGCTACGGCCAACGCGCAAGGATTGGGCTTTGAGCCGGTGGCTGTGGGCAACGCCTTCGGGTTGAAGCCAGGACAGCGCACGCAGCCTATCCAAGGCGAAGCCGGTGTAGTGGTGATGGAAATGACCAGCGTGACGCCAGCCCCTCCGGTAACGGACGTAAACACCTTCAAGCAGCAACTAGCCGGTCAGCGTGCCGGCCGTGTGCAAGGTGCTATCTATGAGGCCGTTAAGAAAAACGCCAACGTAGAAGACAACCGCGTACGTTTCTTTTAA
- a CDS encoding type III pantothenate kinase, which translates to MLNLAIDMGNSRIKVGFFEGGALVRESIFSELSEVGEAVKDQLVQHVIVSSVRKTPEKLSAVVPITGKQILFSTQTPVPLQNAYATPSTLGVDRLAAAVGAQYLFPERTCLVIDAGTCITYDVVEAEGIYQGGSISPGINMRYQAMHTFTGKLPLLSGTELPPRTGKTTEEAMKSGVLYGVIAEVEGMIQHYERQYKSLTVVLCGGDAPFFESTVKARIFVIPELVLIGLNRILEYNV; encoded by the coding sequence ATGTTGAATCTAGCCATTGACATGGGCAACTCCCGCATCAAAGTCGGCTTTTTTGAAGGCGGTGCTTTGGTGCGGGAGTCCATTTTTTCTGAGCTCTCTGAAGTGGGCGAGGCCGTGAAAGACCAGCTCGTGCAGCACGTGATTGTCTCTTCGGTACGCAAAACGCCTGAGAAGCTGAGCGCCGTGGTACCAATAACGGGTAAGCAGATTCTGTTTTCTACCCAAACACCGGTGCCCTTGCAGAATGCCTACGCCACGCCCAGCACGCTGGGGGTAGACAGGCTGGCCGCCGCCGTGGGCGCACAGTATTTGTTCCCTGAGCGTACCTGCCTGGTCATTGACGCGGGCACTTGCATCACCTATGACGTAGTGGAGGCAGAAGGTATTTACCAAGGCGGCAGTATTTCTCCGGGGATAAACATGCGCTATCAGGCCATGCATACGTTCACTGGTAAGTTGCCGCTCCTGTCTGGTACTGAGTTGCCACCAAGAACGGGGAAAACCACTGAGGAGGCCATGAAAAGCGGGGTGCTCTACGGGGTCATAGCCGAGGTGGAGGGCATGATTCAACATTATGAGCGTCAATACAAATCATTGACCGTGGTTCTTTGCGGCGGTGACGCTCCGTTTTTTGAAAGTACAGTAAAAGCACGCATCTTTGTCATTCCCGAATTGGTTTTAATCGGGCTAAACCGAATTTTAGAGTATAATGTATAA
- the scpB gene encoding SMC-Scp complex subunit ScpB, protein MNLLLNHLQALIFCATSPVSIEELQKCLSEALVTEVSVSDVLEGIEQLNAQFSTDAFSFQIYAIGGGYQFLTKPAYQDSVSILLKHKSKKKLSASALETLAIIAYKQPITRTQLEQIRGVSCDYAIQRLLEKDLVEIKGKANTIGRPVLYGTSQKFMEYFGINHLRDLPQLRDLAPEENTIGETADL, encoded by the coding sequence TTGAACCTGCTATTGAATCACCTACAGGCACTTATCTTTTGTGCCACCTCGCCAGTGTCTATTGAGGAGTTGCAGAAATGCCTCTCAGAAGCCTTGGTTACGGAGGTGAGTGTGAGTGACGTCCTGGAGGGAATTGAGCAATTGAATGCTCAATTTTCTACAGACGCGTTCTCTTTCCAGATTTACGCCATTGGCGGCGGGTATCAGTTTTTGACCAAGCCGGCCTACCAGGACTCGGTGAGTATTTTATTAAAGCATAAGTCCAAGAAGAAGCTCTCTGCCTCTGCGCTGGAGACCTTGGCCATCATTGCCTACAAACAGCCCATCACCCGCACCCAATTAGAACAGATAAGAGGCGTAAGTTGTGACTACGCCATCCAGCGCCTGCTGGAGAAAGACCTTGTAGAGATCAAAGGCAAGGCAAACACCATTGGACGCCCCGTGTTGTATGGCACCAGCCAGAAATTCATGGAGTACTTTGGCATCAACCACCTCAGAGACCTGCCTCAGCTCAGAGACTTGGCCCCAGAAGAGAACACCATCGGCGAGACCGCTGATTTATAA
- a CDS encoding TraR/DksA C4-type zinc finger protein, protein MSEEKLRYSREELNEFEAIILEKLNNARKEVAFIKETLSRRNDEGTDNTANTSKVLEDGADTQEKESLNQLASRQLKFIQQLENALIRIKNGSYGVCIKTGKLIPKERLKAVPHTQHTIEAKMNRND, encoded by the coding sequence ATGTCTGAAGAAAAACTACGGTATTCCCGCGAGGAGTTGAACGAATTTGAAGCGATAATCCTTGAGAAATTAAATAATGCGCGCAAAGAGGTGGCTTTTATCAAAGAGACCCTGAGCCGCCGCAATGACGAGGGTACTGACAACACCGCCAACACCTCTAAGGTTTTGGAAGACGGTGCAGACACCCAGGAGAAAGAAAGCTTAAACCAGTTAGCCTCCAGACAGCTGAAATTTATCCAGCAGCTAGAGAACGCCCTGATCCGGATTAAAAACGGAAGCTACGGCGTGTGCATCAAGACTGGTAAATTGATACCAAAAGAGCGCTTGAAGGCCGTGCCGCACACGCAGCACACCATTGAAGCCAAAATGAACCGCAACGACTAA
- the lptC gene encoding LPS export ABC transporter periplasmic protein LptC — translation MKAYAVYVLALLALVSVSCSGSGDEAVKVVQYKGPEAETKDLVTIYSDSAKTVLKMTAPLEQKMQNGDILYPKGLHITFYEEGKPSSVVSSKYGKYDQSKDQYFVRNNVVVKNITKNEQLNTEELYWDKKKRIIFTEKFVRITSAKEVATGHGLTANEDFSDYQIKNFSGSFTLQQ, via the coding sequence ATGAAGGCATACGCTGTGTACGTGCTGGCATTGTTGGCCCTGGTGAGCGTAAGCTGCTCTGGGTCTGGAGATGAGGCGGTCAAAGTGGTGCAGTACAAAGGCCCAGAGGCCGAGACCAAGGACCTGGTTACCATTTATAGTGATTCGGCCAAGACCGTCTTGAAGATGACCGCGCCACTGGAGCAGAAGATGCAGAACGGTGACATTCTTTACCCCAAAGGACTGCACATCACCTTTTATGAAGAAGGCAAACCGTCCAGCGTGGTGTCTTCTAAGTACGGCAAGTATGACCAGTCCAAGGACCAGTACTTTGTGCGCAACAACGTGGTGGTTAAGAACATCACCAAGAATGAGCAGCTCAACACAGAGGAGCTGTACTGGGACAAGAAGAAACGCATCATCTTCACAGAAAAGTTTGTGCGCATCACCAGTGCCAAAGAGGTTGCCACCGGGCACGGCCTCACCGCTAATGAGGATTTCTCAGACTATCAGATTAAAAACTTCTCGGGTAGCTTTACCCTGCAGCAATGA